One region of Arthrobacter sp. StoSoilB22 genomic DNA includes:
- a CDS encoding right-handed parallel beta-helix repeat-containing protein yields the protein MADAQKPNIRRRTLLTAGLAAGTLASTGLFSPAVAAPATDGAPSGVDPHGWGEARLPVNRGSGGSWTSAPEGFAGVATHGRDGTTGGAGGTLVHARTSEQLRAFAKSAEPLVVILHGELVFAEYEKLTVTSNKSFLGAGAGAAVVNAGFKLVNVANVVFRNFTVRDSYIPGDFVGKRPDNDRDGIQVDTSTHVWVDHMHFTRLGDGLVDIRKDCDNVTLSWNVFSDHNKALGEGWTQNVVTRVTLHHNWIRNTHQRNASLDNTAASHVYNNYLENISSYGMLGRNAALLLVEGNYFRDVRDPLHHQGPGGALVARHNVFEECTGNTGQERGMAFDVPYSYDLTPTKAVPARVRAFGGPLGGTEPALRDVITVALDGTGDFASIRAAVGAIPANNPRAVTVLLQPGIYHEPSVIWGDLRNITLAGATGNAEDVVLSNSEGVTLLVAADGSALRDLTVTSDTPQPGHVLLVRGSGVSRSNVVVLNGTSN from the coding sequence ATGGCGGACGCACAGAAACCGAACATTCGACGCCGGACCCTCCTAACCGCTGGACTCGCAGCTGGCACTCTGGCCTCCACCGGCCTCTTCAGCCCAGCAGTGGCGGCGCCGGCCACTGATGGTGCCCCATCCGGCGTCGATCCCCACGGTTGGGGCGAAGCCAGGTTGCCGGTGAACCGCGGGAGCGGAGGTTCCTGGACGTCGGCACCCGAGGGTTTCGCCGGCGTCGCAACCCACGGCCGCGACGGCACTACTGGTGGTGCGGGCGGCACGCTGGTCCACGCCAGAACCTCGGAACAACTCCGGGCTTTCGCGAAAAGTGCCGAGCCGCTGGTGGTGATCCTGCACGGCGAACTGGTGTTCGCGGAGTACGAGAAACTGACAGTGACCTCCAACAAGTCCTTCCTCGGCGCAGGCGCAGGGGCCGCAGTAGTCAATGCGGGTTTCAAACTGGTCAATGTCGCCAACGTCGTGTTCAGAAACTTCACGGTCCGGGACTCCTACATCCCCGGGGACTTTGTGGGGAAACGGCCTGACAATGACAGGGACGGGATCCAGGTGGACACCAGCACACACGTCTGGGTGGACCACATGCATTTCACCCGGCTGGGCGACGGCCTGGTGGATATCCGCAAGGACTGCGACAACGTCACGCTGTCCTGGAACGTCTTTTCAGACCACAACAAGGCCCTCGGAGAGGGCTGGACGCAGAACGTGGTCACCCGGGTGACGCTGCATCACAACTGGATCCGGAACACGCACCAGCGCAACGCCAGCCTGGACAATACGGCAGCCTCGCATGTCTACAACAACTATCTGGAGAACATCTCCAGCTACGGCATGCTCGGGCGGAACGCTGCCTTGCTGCTGGTGGAAGGAAACTACTTCCGGGATGTCCGGGACCCGCTTCACCACCAGGGGCCCGGCGGTGCGCTGGTGGCCCGTCATAACGTATTCGAGGAGTGCACCGGGAACACCGGCCAGGAACGGGGCATGGCGTTCGACGTCCCCTACTCCTATGACCTGACGCCCACCAAGGCCGTTCCGGCGCGGGTACGTGCTTTCGGAGGACCGTTGGGCGGGACCGAGCCGGCGCTTCGGGACGTCATCACCGTGGCGTTGGACGGAACGGGCGATTTTGCCAGCATCCGGGCGGCCGTTGGCGCAATCCCTGCGAATAACCCACGAGCTGTCACGGTGCTACTGCAACCGGGAATTTACCACGAGCCCTCGGTTATCTGGGGTGACCTCCGGAACATCACCCTGGCCGGGGCAACGGGAAATGCGGAGGATGTGGTCCTGAGCAACAGCGAAGGCGTTACCTTGCTGGTGGCTGCGGACGGTTCCGCCCTGCGGGACCTCACCGTCACGTCCGACACCCCTCAGCCCGGGCATGTCCTGCTGGTCAGGGGCAGCGGAGTGAGCCGTTCCAACGTGGTGGTGCTGAACGGCACGTCCAACTAA
- a CDS encoding pectinesterase family protein, with protein sequence MRLRRLLGAATAVVILGSFTAVPARAEPIHSGTESPAAPAALWKQRPDGFASLPGNGLDGTTGGQAGRHVSVSSLEELTAYAAAEEPLVIFLKGSIMAQDYVKIPVASNKSFIGTGAGVELVNAGFKLINVSNVIFRNFTVRDSYIPGDWDGKRPDNDRDGIQLDTSHHVWVDHMKFERMGDGMIDTRKDSDYLTYSWNVFADNNKALGVGWTSNAVTKMTIHHNWIRNTVQRNFSLDNTAAAHVYNNYLQDIGQYGMMGRNAAKVVLEGNYFTSVADPVVAKDPATEIVNRDNVFDSTRGRKDNVGIAFDPTQFYSYAKDDSSRVPELVTGSAGPRENKAPSTTTEVTVALDGTGDFGSVQAAIGSIPVGNTQPRTITIEPGFYREAVNVWADRPNVTLQGATANPADVVISYDTPANGAKFFGGTWGAAGSATLNVLAEHTTVRNLTVENAYDEAVHGGSQALAVRTVADKVIFDNTRFLGNQDTYLADTTGRDATARTYLKNCYIEGDVDFLYGRGTAVFEGCTIHSLDRGSDTNNGYIVAPSTKDSNPYGFLIVDSTLTSDAAPGTVSLGRPWFASSDPNAHPMAVIRDSNLGSHIAKQGWSDMSGHAWTEGRFAEFNNTGPGAYINEFHPQLTPEEALKFTKDRFLGDWTPAAGA encoded by the coding sequence ATGCGCCTGCGACGCCTGCTCGGCGCGGCCACCGCCGTCGTCATTCTTGGAAGCTTTACCGCTGTGCCTGCCAGGGCGGAGCCCATCCACAGCGGCACAGAATCACCGGCGGCACCGGCGGCCCTGTGGAAGCAACGTCCGGACGGTTTCGCGTCCCTTCCCGGCAACGGCCTGGACGGCACCACCGGAGGCCAGGCGGGGAGGCACGTGAGCGTGTCCTCGCTGGAGGAACTCACAGCCTATGCCGCTGCCGAGGAGCCGCTGGTGATCTTCCTCAAGGGCAGCATCATGGCCCAGGATTACGTCAAGATTCCGGTCGCATCGAACAAGAGCTTCATCGGTACGGGCGCGGGCGTGGAGCTGGTCAATGCCGGCTTCAAGCTCATCAACGTGTCCAACGTGATCTTCAGGAACTTCACAGTGCGCGATTCCTACATTCCCGGCGACTGGGACGGCAAACGCCCGGACAACGATCGTGACGGGATCCAACTCGACACCTCACACCATGTCTGGGTGGACCACATGAAGTTCGAGCGCATGGGCGACGGCATGATCGATACCCGCAAAGACTCGGACTACCTGACCTACTCGTGGAACGTGTTCGCGGACAACAACAAAGCCCTGGGCGTTGGCTGGACCAGCAACGCGGTCACCAAAATGACCATCCATCACAACTGGATCCGCAACACTGTCCAGCGGAACTTCAGCCTGGACAATACAGCGGCTGCGCACGTTTACAACAACTACCTGCAGGACATTGGCCAGTACGGAATGATGGGCCGCAACGCCGCCAAGGTGGTCCTGGAGGGCAACTACTTCACCTCGGTTGCCGATCCCGTGGTGGCCAAGGACCCTGCCACGGAAATCGTCAACCGTGACAACGTTTTTGATTCCACCCGCGGCCGCAAGGATAACGTGGGCATCGCGTTCGACCCCACACAGTTCTATTCATACGCCAAGGACGACTCCTCCAGGGTTCCCGAACTGGTCACCGGCAGTGCCGGACCCCGCGAAAACAAAGCACCCAGCACGACGACGGAGGTCACGGTCGCGCTGGACGGCACCGGCGATTTCGGCAGCGTACAGGCGGCCATCGGTTCGATTCCTGTGGGCAACACACAACCCCGGACCATCACCATCGAGCCCGGCTTCTACCGGGAAGCGGTGAATGTCTGGGCCGACCGGCCCAACGTGACGCTGCAAGGAGCAACAGCCAACCCGGCCGACGTCGTCATTTCCTACGACACCCCTGCAAACGGAGCAAAGTTCTTCGGCGGAACCTGGGGTGCGGCCGGAAGTGCCACCCTCAACGTCCTGGCCGAACACACCACGGTCCGGAACCTCACAGTGGAAAACGCTTATGACGAGGCCGTTCACGGCGGTAGCCAGGCCCTCGCGGTGCGGACGGTGGCAGACAAGGTCATCTTCGACAACACCAGGTTCCTCGGCAACCAGGATACCTACCTCGCTGACACCACCGGCCGTGACGCCACTGCCCGCACCTACCTGAAAAACTGCTACATAGAAGGTGACGTGGACTTCCTTTACGGCCGGGGCACCGCAGTGTTTGAAGGCTGCACCATCCATTCGCTGGACCGCGGCAGCGACACGAACAACGGTTACATCGTGGCACCCAGCACCAAGGACTCCAACCCTTACGGCTTCCTGATCGTGGACAGCACCCTCACTTCGGACGCCGCACCCGGGACCGTCAGCTTGGGACGCCCTTGGTTTGCCAGCAGCGACCCCAACGCGCACCCCATGGCCGTCATCCGGGACTCGAACCTGGGCAGTCACATCGCTAAGCAGGGCTGGTCAGACATGAGTGGGCATGCTTGGACCGAGGGGCGCTTTGCTGAGTTCAACAACACCGGGCCGGGTGCATACATCAACGAGTTCCACCCCCAACTCACTCCGGAAGAGGCCCTGAAATTCACGAAGGACAGGTTCCTCGGTGACTGGACCCCGGCGGCAGGCGCTTGA
- a CDS encoding carbohydrate ABC transporter permease — MALLDLPLKRKLAKQDQPEDALTGTPVSRFSRHLILCLVGLVMLYPLMWLISSSMKPSNDIFRQLGLWPENWDFSNYAQGWTALDQPFHVYLINSMIVVIFSIVGNIFSCALAAYAFARMEFTGRKLFFALMLGTLMLPGHVLLVPQYIIFSQLGWLDTYLPLIVPNFMATNAFFIFLMVQFMKSLPKELDDAAQIDGCGPFRTFIRVILPLCVPAMATTAIFTFISTWNEFFGPLLYIQNQDLYTVPLALRAFMDSEGQSMWGPMFAMSVVSIAPIIGFFIAGQKYLINGIATTGLK; from the coding sequence ATGGCACTCCTTGATTTACCTCTCAAGCGCAAGCTGGCCAAGCAGGATCAACCCGAAGACGCCCTGACGGGAACCCCGGTTTCCCGCTTCTCACGGCATCTGATTCTCTGCCTGGTGGGGCTGGTGATGCTCTATCCGTTGATGTGGCTGATCTCCAGCTCGATGAAGCCCAGCAACGATATTTTTAGGCAGCTGGGTCTCTGGCCCGAAAACTGGGACTTCTCCAACTACGCCCAGGGCTGGACCGCGCTGGACCAGCCGTTCCACGTCTACCTGATCAACTCCATGATCGTGGTGATTTTCTCCATCGTCGGCAACATCTTCTCCTGCGCACTGGCCGCTTACGCCTTCGCGCGGATGGAGTTCACCGGGCGGAAGCTGTTCTTCGCCCTCATGCTGGGAACACTCATGCTGCCAGGCCACGTTCTTCTGGTTCCGCAGTACATCATCTTCTCCCAGCTCGGCTGGCTGGACACCTACCTGCCGCTGATCGTCCCCAACTTCATGGCCACCAATGCCTTCTTTATCTTCCTCATGGTGCAGTTCATGAAGTCTCTTCCCAAGGAATTGGACGATGCCGCCCAGATTGACGGCTGCGGCCCGTTCCGAACTTTCATCCGCGTCATTCTGCCCCTCTGCGTGCCGGCCATGGCCACCACGGCTATTTTCACGTTCATCTCCACATGGAACGAGTTCTTTGGTCCGCTGCTCTACATCCAGAACCAGGACCTCTACACCGTTCCCTTGGCCCTTCGCGCCTTCATGGACTCGGAAGGACAAAGCATGTGGGGCCCCATGTTCGCCATGTCAGTGGTGTCCATCGCCCCCATCATCGGTTTCTTCATTGCAGGGCAGAAATACCTCATCAACGGAATTGCCACCACCGGCCTTAAGTAG
- a CDS encoding sugar ABC transporter permease yields the protein MSVLIKQPSGAAPAAAAAGGKQRIRPSRRRKQRSGYLFLLPWFLGMLFTVIPFFASLYLAFTDYNLFTEPNFVGLANFQAMFEDPRLIQSLKVTFIYTFVSVPISLAVALLVALVLNRGLQGLSIYRSVYYLPSLLGGSVAIVMLWRYIFGNDGIVNGFLGLFGIQGPAWVTDPQFSLSTLIVLNVWTFGSPMVIFLAGLRQVPGMYYEAASIDGASKWRQFRSITLPLISPIIFFNLIMQLIGSFQTFTQGYVMSGGTGGPADSTLFYNLYLYQKGFTEFEMGYASAMAWLLLMIIAIFTAINFIASKFWVFYDN from the coding sequence ATGTCGGTTCTGATCAAACAACCATCTGGCGCCGCCCCGGCCGCAGCCGCAGCGGGCGGTAAGCAGCGCATCCGCCCGTCCCGGCGCAGGAAGCAGCGCTCCGGGTATCTTTTCCTGCTTCCCTGGTTTCTGGGGATGCTTTTTACCGTCATCCCATTCTTTGCCTCGCTGTACCTCGCCTTCACGGATTACAACCTCTTTACCGAGCCCAACTTTGTGGGGCTGGCGAACTTCCAGGCGATGTTCGAGGACCCCAGGCTCATTCAGTCGCTGAAGGTCACGTTCATCTACACCTTCGTGTCGGTGCCCATATCCCTCGCTGTTGCTTTGCTGGTCGCCTTGGTGCTGAACCGGGGCCTTCAAGGACTTTCGATCTACCGCTCCGTGTACTACCTGCCCTCCCTCTTGGGAGGGAGCGTCGCAATCGTGATGCTGTGGCGTTACATCTTCGGTAACGACGGAATCGTCAACGGGTTCCTGGGATTATTCGGAATCCAGGGCCCGGCGTGGGTGACCGACCCCCAGTTCTCGCTGAGCACCCTCATTGTGCTGAATGTTTGGACCTTCGGCTCCCCCATGGTGATCTTCCTTGCGGGCCTGCGGCAGGTCCCCGGGATGTACTACGAAGCTGCCTCGATTGACGGGGCGTCCAAGTGGCGGCAGTTCCGCAGCATTACGCTGCCCCTCATCAGCCCCATTATTTTCTTCAACCTCATCATGCAGCTCATCGGCTCGTTTCAGACGTTCACCCAGGGCTATGTGATGAGCGGGGGTACCGGAGGCCCAGCGGATTCCACGCTGTTTTACAACCTTTACCTGTACCAGAAGGGCTTCACCGAGTTCGAGATGGGGTATGCCTCGGCCATGGCCTGGCTGCTGTTGATGATCATCGCGATTTTCACGGCCATCAATTTCATCGCATCCAAGTTCTGGGTCTTCTACGACAATTAA
- a CDS encoding extracellular solute-binding protein, translated as MKKTASTPIPRRLVLGAAVVAAGLALSACGGGGATSSGSGGNVELNFVFWGDANRAKMTEAALRIFEKKNPGITVKTEYQDSAPYADKLATRFAGGNPPDVLAMANRSLLEYAQRGTLADLKSFPELNLDKVPETTLSRGEVDGKLYGLATGVTTIGMVVNKTITDQAGVTIPDDKTWSWEDYAKFATEVTQKTGGKVYGAGYDVATETGPIILARQRGEDFYTKDNKLGVSEKTIEDWFQYSVDLRKSGGYPPAGFFEQIGGSPAQSYLAKGTVASQIIPINNFRGYNEAVEGEVVLLRIPGETTGERRGYSADPTMLWSIAAKSKHPKEAAKLVDFLTNDAEGAAEVLTQRGVPINPEVADAITPKLSADDKTFVDMMASIQEDDLPPAYVYPKGASVVADTLKQLTTEVEFGRISPADAAKTFMEKSNAAINK; from the coding sequence ATGAAGAAGACAGCAAGCACTCCTATCCCGCGCAGGCTGGTCCTGGGCGCCGCGGTGGTCGCGGCCGGGTTGGCCCTGAGCGCCTGCGGAGGAGGTGGCGCAACCTCCTCCGGAAGCGGCGGCAACGTGGAACTGAACTTCGTCTTCTGGGGCGATGCCAACCGGGCCAAGATGACGGAAGCTGCACTGCGGATCTTCGAAAAGAAGAACCCGGGAATCACCGTTAAAACCGAATACCAGGACAGTGCCCCTTACGCAGACAAACTGGCCACCCGATTCGCAGGCGGCAACCCGCCTGACGTCCTGGCGATGGCCAACCGCAGCCTCTTGGAGTACGCCCAGCGCGGCACCCTCGCCGACCTCAAGTCCTTCCCCGAGCTGAACCTGGACAAGGTTCCGGAAACCACGCTGAGTCGCGGCGAGGTTGACGGCAAGCTCTACGGTCTCGCCACCGGAGTAACCACCATCGGCATGGTGGTCAACAAGACCATCACGGACCAGGCCGGCGTCACCATCCCGGACGACAAAACCTGGAGCTGGGAGGATTACGCCAAGTTCGCCACCGAAGTCACCCAGAAAACCGGAGGCAAGGTCTACGGCGCCGGTTACGACGTCGCCACGGAAACCGGGCCCATCATTCTGGCTCGCCAACGAGGCGAAGATTTCTATACGAAAGACAACAAGCTCGGCGTCAGCGAAAAGACCATAGAGGACTGGTTCCAGTACAGCGTGGACCTCCGGAAGTCAGGCGGATACCCACCAGCTGGCTTCTTCGAGCAAATCGGGGGATCCCCCGCGCAGTCCTATCTGGCAAAGGGCACAGTCGCCTCCCAGATCATCCCCATCAACAACTTCCGGGGCTACAACGAGGCCGTGGAGGGCGAAGTGGTCTTGCTCCGCATTCCAGGTGAAACCACGGGCGAGCGCCGCGGTTACTCCGCAGATCCCACCATGCTGTGGTCCATCGCTGCCAAGTCCAAGCATCCCAAGGAGGCCGCCAAGCTGGTGGACTTCCTGACGAACGACGCTGAAGGTGCCGCCGAAGTCCTCACGCAGCGCGGTGTCCCCATCAACCCTGAGGTGGCGGACGCCATCACGCCCAAGCTGAGCGCTGACGATAAGACGTTTGTGGACATGATGGCCTCCATTCAGGAAGACGATCTGCCGCCCGCCTACGTCTATCCGAAAGGCGCAAGTGTTGTAGCCGATACCCTCAAGCAGCTCACCACTGAAGTGGAGTTCGGCCGGATCAGCCCCGCGGATGCGGCCAAGACCTTCATGGAGAAGAGCAATGCAGCAATCAACAAGTAA
- a CDS encoding PmoA family protein, with translation MGSFQLNGATVLEMNTGGDLATVLSPRPYLHPVRTLAGVAVTEAGPVDHPHHLGLSLSFSDLNGTNFWGGSTFTENGPAILPNHGRQVLAEWLSLEGLGKGTVVWLDKSGDPLAVEGRSYRYQAHPAANTWSLAFESLLQPAVDVEQLSVSSSAVKGRSGAGYGGIFWRFPSGDVPAKVLCSGGTGTGIAHGSLSPWLAMETRHEGKNVSVILAQDTSALRPWFVRTDGYVGAGPAVAWDHPATVDRGNPLKLSLHAVVHDGSLTSPQHVEELLLHHFSSSPDRTP, from the coding sequence ATGGGAAGCTTCCAACTCAACGGCGCAACCGTGCTGGAGATGAACACCGGCGGCGATCTGGCAACCGTGCTGTCTCCCAGGCCGTACCTCCACCCTGTACGGACTCTGGCCGGAGTGGCGGTGACGGAAGCTGGTCCAGTTGATCACCCGCACCACCTCGGTCTGTCGCTCTCTTTCTCGGACCTGAACGGAACCAACTTCTGGGGTGGATCCACATTCACCGAAAATGGCCCGGCAATCCTTCCCAACCACGGACGTCAAGTGCTCGCGGAATGGCTGTCCCTGGAGGGGCTGGGGAAGGGGACGGTGGTGTGGCTGGACAAGAGCGGAGACCCGTTGGCTGTGGAGGGGCGGAGCTACCGATACCAAGCGCACCCTGCCGCAAACACGTGGAGCCTTGCGTTCGAATCCCTGCTTCAGCCTGCCGTTGACGTGGAGCAGTTGTCCGTGTCGTCGTCTGCCGTCAAAGGGCGTAGCGGCGCTGGCTACGGCGGCATATTCTGGCGCTTCCCGTCGGGTGATGTCCCGGCCAAAGTGCTGTGTTCAGGAGGAACAGGGACGGGCATAGCCCATGGATCACTTTCCCCTTGGCTCGCGATGGAAACCCGGCATGAGGGCAAAAACGTCAGTGTCATCCTCGCTCAAGACACCTCCGCGTTGCGCCCTTGGTTTGTGCGCACTGACGGCTATGTAGGCGCGGGTCCGGCCGTCGCGTGGGACCACCCGGCAACAGTGGACCGGGGCAATCCGCTCAAGCTCAGTCTCCACGCAGTGGTCCACGACGGCTCCCTAACCAGCCCCCAGCATGTCGAGGAACTCCTTCTCCACCACTTCAGCAGCTCACCCGACAGGACACCATGA
- a CDS encoding glycoside hydrolase 43 family protein, with translation MTTRHRTPVYNNPILNGDWPDPDAVQVDGTYYLVASSFNRVPGLPVLRSRNLVDWEHAGHALRELPQSSHYSLVRHGSGVWAPALRYHDGKFWIFYPDPDHGIFVLSAEKAEGPWSAPHLLYAGRGLIDPCPLWDEDGTAYLVHGWAKSRIGVKNRLTVHRMSPDASRLLDHGTHVINGEDLPGFSTLEGPKFYQRDGWYWIFAPAGGVATGWQSVFRSRSPFGPYEERRVLEQGDSPVNGPHQGAWVTTPEGEDWFLHFQDRGPYGRVVHLQPMGWGEDGWPWMGKTADDGGPGTPVSSHPYPRGTSPENCAPPAGDNFTSPGLGPQWHWQANPRDEWLSTCGGGHLVLRPQANDPINLRELPNVLGQILPGEPSTFTTTLELDDVAPGTRAGVVVLGQRYAWLGIVRTPDGYVLGSGTGSEGPREQPIGRAVALPGPRIELQIRIDETPQATFAWRVGPTDPWQIPIWDFDVVEGRWIGAELGIFAASPLGSRQRGSVIVGPVRVDTAPVRRAAAQRVAAPVSP, from the coding sequence ATGACAACCCGACACCGCACCCCCGTCTACAACAACCCCATCCTCAACGGTGACTGGCCGGATCCTGACGCGGTACAGGTTGACGGCACCTATTACCTCGTCGCCTCCAGCTTCAACAGGGTTCCCGGCCTGCCGGTATTGCGGTCGCGGAACCTGGTGGACTGGGAGCACGCCGGGCATGCGCTCCGGGAGCTGCCACAATCCAGCCACTATTCGCTGGTGCGGCACGGAAGCGGCGTGTGGGCTCCGGCGCTGCGTTACCACGACGGCAAATTCTGGATCTTCTACCCGGACCCGGACCACGGCATCTTTGTACTCAGCGCGGAGAAGGCGGAAGGTCCGTGGAGTGCACCTCACCTTCTCTACGCCGGTCGCGGCCTCATTGACCCCTGCCCGCTGTGGGACGAAGACGGCACGGCGTACCTGGTCCACGGCTGGGCCAAGAGCCGGATCGGAGTCAAGAACCGGCTCACTGTGCACCGGATGAGCCCGGACGCCTCCCGGCTCCTGGACCATGGAACCCACGTCATCAACGGCGAAGACCTGCCGGGCTTCTCAACCCTGGAGGGGCCCAAGTTCTATCAGCGCGACGGCTGGTACTGGATTTTCGCGCCGGCGGGAGGCGTTGCTACAGGATGGCAGTCGGTTTTCCGCTCGCGGTCGCCGTTCGGACCTTACGAGGAACGGCGCGTCCTGGAGCAGGGCGATTCGCCCGTGAATGGCCCGCATCAAGGCGCCTGGGTCACTACTCCTGAGGGCGAAGACTGGTTCCTGCACTTCCAGGACCGGGGGCCGTACGGACGCGTGGTTCACCTCCAGCCCATGGGCTGGGGTGAAGACGGCTGGCCGTGGATGGGCAAAACAGCGGACGACGGCGGACCGGGAACCCCGGTTTCGAGCCACCCCTACCCGCGCGGTACTTCGCCCGAAAACTGTGCACCACCCGCCGGTGACAACTTCACGTCCCCCGGCCTGGGCCCGCAGTGGCACTGGCAGGCCAACCCCCGGGACGAATGGCTGTCCACCTGTGGAGGAGGACATCTGGTACTCCGTCCGCAAGCCAACGATCCCATCAATCTCCGCGAGCTCCCTAACGTCTTGGGCCAGATCCTCCCCGGCGAACCGTCCACATTCACCACCACCCTGGAACTGGACGATGTGGCTCCAGGTACCCGGGCCGGCGTCGTGGTTCTGGGTCAGCGGTACGCCTGGCTGGGGATCGTACGCACCCCGGACGGCTACGTCCTGGGTAGCGGAACCGGCAGCGAAGGTCCGCGCGAGCAGCCGATAGGGCGCGCCGTGGCCCTTCCGGGGCCGCGTATTGAGCTGCAGATCCGCATAGATGAAACTCCGCAGGCCACGTTTGCCTGGCGGGTGGGTCCCACGGATCCGTGGCAGATTCCCATCTGGGATTTCGATGTTGTTGAGGGCCGCTGGATCGGCGCTGAGCTGGGGATTTTCGCGGCGTCGCCCTTGGGCTCGCGTCAACGCGGGAGTGTTATCGTTGGTCCCGTGCGGGTGGACACTGCGCCGGTCCGCCGGGCGGCCGCCCAGCGCGTTGCCGCCCCCGTATCCCCATGA
- a CDS encoding LacI family DNA-binding transcriptional regulator, whose protein sequence is MTATPRPKIADVAAAAGVSVPTVSKVLNGRSHVSEATRARVQQALEDLDYTKRQSPTEPGLLQLVVNNFDSPWVLETMEGVEAAAARLGYTVAYTRAVNATAGNWQKLREPSGNRLDGVMLLAPRQGSPLVELARTLNIPAVAIDPEGSQGLQIPSVSPASFSGALRAVSHLLELGHERIGIITGRVHSPGHGRARYAAYAAALHEAGLPVLPEFVRDGDFSIESGLRLGGELLDLPERPTAIFTGSDLQALGVMNAAAQRSLKIPGDLSVVGFDDIAQSALTSPPLTTVRQPLAQLASMAVGMLTEQIEQGSSSSAALEVATELVVRGSTAPPM, encoded by the coding sequence TTGACCGCCACTCCGCGCCCCAAGATCGCAGACGTGGCTGCCGCCGCCGGCGTCTCCGTCCCCACTGTTTCCAAGGTGTTGAACGGCCGCTCCCACGTCTCCGAGGCAACGCGCGCCCGTGTTCAGCAGGCCTTGGAGGACCTTGATTACACCAAGCGGCAGTCGCCCACCGAACCCGGATTGCTGCAATTGGTGGTGAACAACTTTGATTCTCCATGGGTCCTGGAAACCATGGAGGGAGTGGAAGCTGCTGCTGCGCGGCTCGGCTACACCGTGGCCTACACGCGGGCCGTAAATGCTACTGCCGGGAACTGGCAGAAATTGCGTGAGCCCTCCGGCAACCGGCTCGACGGCGTGATGCTGTTGGCTCCACGGCAGGGATCACCACTGGTAGAGCTGGCGCGTACGCTGAACATCCCCGCTGTTGCCATAGACCCTGAAGGTTCCCAAGGCCTGCAGATTCCCAGCGTCAGCCCGGCCTCGTTCTCCGGAGCGCTGCGGGCGGTGTCCCATCTTCTGGAACTTGGGCATGAGCGCATCGGCATCATTACCGGCCGCGTCCACAGCCCGGGTCATGGGCGTGCCCGCTACGCAGCCTACGCGGCCGCCCTTCATGAAGCCGGGCTGCCGGTACTTCCCGAGTTCGTGCGCGACGGCGATTTCAGTATCGAGTCCGGGCTTCGGCTCGGCGGAGAACTTCTGGACCTGCCGGAGCGACCCACGGCAATTTTCACGGGAAGCGACCTGCAGGCCTTGGGCGTCATGAACGCGGCGGCCCAGCGATCGCTGAAAATCCCTGGCGACCTCAGCGTTGTGGGCTTTGACGACATCGCCCAGTCAGCACTCACGTCACCGCCCCTCACTACTGTCAGGCAACCCCTCGCCCAGCTCGCGTCGATGGCCGTGGGCATGCTCACGGAGCAGATCGAACAGGGAAGTAGTTCCTCGGCTGCCTTGGAAGTCGCCACGGAGCTGGTGGTGCGGGGAAGCACCGCCCCACCCATGTAG